DNA sequence from the Sulfurimonas sp. HSL3-1 genome:
TGCGCAGAACTTGCAATCGACCCAGCAGATGTTCGTGTAGTTGATGTTGCGGTCAACGACAAAAGTCGTGACCCCTTTTGGGTGCAGCGCTTTTTTGCGGGCCGTCGCCAGCTTCCCGAGGGTTTTGAGGTCGGCGTTGCGGATCAGGTCAACCGCTTCTTCTTTGGTGAGTCTGCTCATAGTGGTTCCACTCCCTCGTACATGTTGTTCTTGGCCGCAGTATAGCCGCTCAAGGTTCAGCTCCGCCCCGCTCTCAGGAAACGGCAGCGTTTAAAAAGATTGATTTAAGCGCAGGCGGGGCTTAGGATGCGGCTTTCTCTTTGGCGATCGCATCGAGCACGCCGTTAATGAACTTGGGAGACTGTTCCGTCCCGAAGGCTTTGGCCACCTCGATCGCCTCGTTGATCACGACGGCGGAGTCCAGATCGCTGTGAAGTGCCTCGTAGGCTCCCAGGCGGAGTGTCGCCCGTTCAATGGAGCCCAGACGGTCGAAATCCCACTCCTTGAGGTGTTTGACGATTGCTTCGTCCACCTCTTCCAGATGCGCCATGACCCCGTCAAAGAGCGTCAGGGCAAAATCTTTCTGCTTGTTGCGGATCTTCTTCTCTTCGAGGATCTCGTCGGTATGGTCCGCGATCGCCCCATTACCGAGGTCATAGGCATACAGCAGGCTGACGACCGCCATGCGTGCGTGGTGACGTGTCGCCATTACGCCTGGATCTCCGCGTACAGGTTCAGCATCTCGATGACCGTGGTCATCGCTTCGAAACCTTTGTTCCCCGCTTTCGTACCGGCCCGTTCGATTGCCTGTTCGATCGTATCGGTCGTCAACAGGCCGAACGCAACCGGCTTGGCGTACTTGAGCGACACCGTCGCAATCCCCTTGGTTGCCTCTGCAGAGACATAATCAAAGTGCGGTGTCGCCCCGCGGATCACGGCACCCAGCGCACAGACGGCATCGTACTTGCCGGTGGCAAGCAGGCGTTCCGTCGCCATCGGCAGTTCAAACGCGCCCGGGACCAGGACAAGGTCCAGCTCCGCCTCGTTACCGCCGTGGCGTGCATAGGCGTCTTTGGCACCTTCGACCAGGCGGTCGGTGATCAGGTGGTTGAAACGTGCCGCGATAATGGCAACTTTTTTGTCCGTGGGGACTTGCAGTTTTCCCTCGATTACTTGCATCTTTCTTTCTCCTTGTTTTACTTTCTGCTGTGCCGCTTCGCCTAACGGCTGCAGGCCTCGATAGCGAGCAGCGTCTCCGTCAGCTGCTTCAGCCCTTCGAGCGTGACCATGTTCGGGCCGTCGCTCAGGGCGCACGAAGGGTCGAAGTGGGTTTCAAAGAAGAAACCGTCGACGCCGACGGCGGCCGCCGCTTTTGAGAGGTAGGGCACCATCGAGCTGTCACCGCCGGTCTTTCCGCCGCCGCTGCCGGGCATCTGTACCGAGTGTGTCGCATCGAAAACGACCGGAGCGAACTCACGCATGATCACCGGGGAACGCATGTCAACGACGAGGTTGCCGTAGCCGAAACTCGAACCGCGTTCGGTAAGAAGCACCTTGTGCTTTTTGGCGTTTTCATACCCCACCTCATCGCAGCCGCGGGTCTTAAGCACTTTGAGGACGGAATAGCGCATATCCGCGGGGTTCATGAACTGTCCCTTCTTGATGTTGACGATACGGTCCGTTTTTGCCGCGGCGACGAGCAGGTCTGTCTGGCGGCAGAGAAACGCCGGGATCTGGATGATGTCCGCGACTTCCGCCGTCGGCGCCACCTGGTAGGACTCATGGACATCGGTGACGATCTTGTAGCCGAAGTGCTCTTTCACCTTCTGCAGCAATCGGAGCCCCTCTTCCATTCCCGGCCCGCGGTAGCTCTCAAGGGAGGTGCGGTTGGCCTTGTCGAAACTCGCCTTGAAATAGAAATCGAACCGCGCATCCTCATGGTAGGGCTGCAACGCCTCGGCGATACGGAAAAGGGATGCTTCGCTCTCGATGACGCAGGGACCCGCCATTAAAATCATTCGATACTCCCGTTACCCTCGACCATCGCCTTTGATTCGACCGGCCGCATCTGCGGGGAGACGACCCGCTCTTTGTATTTGCTGTTCCCGACGGCATCGTCAAAATCATCGACTGCCTGCTCGCGGAACTCCGTCAGGGAGTGGCCTGTTTCATGCGAGTAGACGATATATCCCAAAACAACGAGGACAATAACCATCGTTTTCTTGGCGTTTGTCTGCCACTGCATGTACGCCAGAATCAACAAGACGACGATTGTCGCCGGATAAAGCCATGATGCGTCCATGATGTACCCTTTTGTGTGCCACGGCCGTGTCGCCGAAAATTAATAGGATTATACCAGAGGTTGTTAACAAATCCGGTATTGCGTTGCCGCCATAAGGCACACGGCTACCGCGACGCCTTGATCGTTTCATAAGCAGCATTGATCTGCTGCATCTTCCGCGTGGCCTCGGCCATATACGCTTCATCCGCCCCTTTGGCTTTCATAAGATCGGGATGGTACTGCTTCACCAAAGCACGGTACTTCTTCTTGATACTCTCCATCGCTTCGCCCTCTTCCGCGCCCAGCAGCGTGTAGGCCTCTTGCAGACTGGTGCGGGTCGGCCCCGCTTTGTAGATCTGCGCGAACTGGGCCATGATCGCCTCGACCTGTTCCGGGGCGATCTGCAAAAACACCGCGATCTTCGTCAGCAGATTCTCTTCGCTTCGGCTGAGTTCCCCGTCGACAAAGGCGAGATTGACGAGAAACGAGAACATCCCCAGACGCTGCTGAGGGTGGCGCACCGTTGCATAGGCGAGCCGCTGCGCGATCGCCTCGGCATTGAAGCGCTGCTCCTTTTCACGGTTGAAGATCGCCTTGAGCTCTTCACGGACAATCTGCGGATCGGGGAAACTGTTCGCGATGTCCGTAAAGGTGTTGCCGATCAGCTCCGCCTCCAGGGTATCGACCCGGCCGTCGGCCTTGGCCACCTTCGCCATCAGTGCGACAAAGAGCCCCAGTTCGGAGTTGCGTACGGCCTCGGGGGTGATCGTCCTTCCTCCCGCTGCTTCTGCGCGGTACTGGTAGCGTCCGTAGCTTCTGAAAACCCAGATAAGGAAGAGCCCCACAAACAGGTAAAAAATCAGTGATCCCATACGTTATCTCCCTCCATATCGATCTCGATGCCGACGATCCGCTCACACGGCACGATGCGCGTCTTTCCGGGCGCGCTGACTACAAAGAACCACCGGCTCTCCGCCATCAGTGCCTCGTCATACTCTCCCGTGCGTTTGACATCTTCGGTCTCCATCCGGCGCAGAACAACGCCGACAGTAAATCCCTGACGGTAGGCATCGGCCGCCGTATCGATATCCGCGAACTCCACCCGGTCGGCGGTGCGGACAAGGCGGCAACGGTTTCGGCGGGCCCAGCCGCGTATACCGAACCAGAGTACCCCCATCCCCAGAAGTGCCGCGCCCCCGGCCGCCGCCGTATAGGTGAAGGTGACGGCTGCGACAAGGATCGTCAACGCTCCCCATGCCACAAGCGCCGCCTCGTCGGTTTTTTCGAAAGCGATGACCCGGAATGCCAGTACGATCGTCCGCAGATACTGCAGCCACGCCAGCACTTTAGCCATCGAAACGGTCCCAGAAAAATTCGATCCACTCCGTCGCTTCCCGGCAGCTGAAATCGGGCTGCTCGCAGGCCGTGGGCTTGGACCACGGCGCGGCGCATTTGATCGCACTCTGCGGATAGCGCTCCCGAAGGTAGGCCTTCACCTGCTGCAGGGTTTTGCCCGAGTCAACAATGTCGTCGACGATCAGGATCCGCCGGAAAGTCCCGTCGGGGCAATCCCCGTCGACGGTGACCGTATCGCGCTGGGAATCATCGTCGTATGACGCCACCCGCAGCAGGCCGATATTACGGACATCCAGCCCGTAGCCGAGCAGTTGCGCCCCCATCATGCCGCCGCGCGCAAGCGCCACGATCATATCCGGCGCATAGGCACGGCAGGCGGGCAGCAGGGAACGCATGTCCGCTTCGAAAGCCTCATAGCTGTAATAATACATGGCCGCATTATACCACTAAAGCCCCCCTTTACCCATGCATTGCTACCATGACGAAAAGGGAGTTTTATGCGCTTGGATCTCTTGTTTCTTTTAACCGTCACCCTCCTCTTTTCGGGCTGCCTGACACCGACTACCCCCGAAGTCCCCGCCTGGGTCGAGCACCCGCCGCCGCCGACGGCGACCACGCTCTACGGTGTCTCCGTGGCCGAAAGCAAAGAGGCCGCGTATGTCTCCGCCCTCGGCAGTATCGCCTCCACCATGCTCAAGGGTGCGGAACCGCTCCTTGAGCAGCGCGTCCGGGACGTCAATGAGCGCAGCCAGGCTTCTGCCGCGATGCGCACGGTGCTCCAGGAGATCGACTATCCTGGCGTTGCCGTCAAAGAAGAGGCGGAGATGGGAGAGGACCATGCGGTCTTGATCACCATGCCGCGCAGCATCTTCGCGGCACAGATCGATGCCCGCCTCAAAGTGCACCGCCAAACGATCGAAGCGCACCTGCCTCCTGAAGACGCCCCTCTTTTCACGCAGTTGGGCAGATTGGGCGCCGCCCATGAAGAGAAACCGATGCTGCTGGCGGAGGTACTGCTCCTCGAAACGGCCGACCCGGCTGCCGACACGAAACCCTACTACGCGTTTGCAGAAAAGACGGACGCAGCGTACAACGCCCTGAAATTCGGTGTGGCCCTCAGCGTCATCAGCGATGCGGAGGCGATCGTCTACGTTGATACCGTGGAACAGGCTCTGCGCTCCGAAGGGATGACACCGACGGGCAACCGTATCGGTCTGCTTCTGCTGCATGCCGACAGCCAACAGGAACGGCGTAACGGACTCTTTAACGTGACCATGCGCGTCCGACTCGAATCCGTCGCGAAGGGCGAGCGGATTGCGCAAAACGAGTTTTTCCTCGAAGCCGTCTCGCCACAGAGTTTCAGCGACGCCAAACGCCGCACCGCAGAAGCGCTCAAAACACGTCTGCGGGAGCGGGGCCTGTTCCGTACACTCGGGTTTTAGTACCCGCCGGCGCCGTTTACTCCTCCGTAAAATAGCGTTCGCGTTCGGGCTCATCTGCCCGAAGACGGTTGAACGCCTCGTCGTTTCCGCTGCTTCGTGCGCTGTTCAGCGCTTTGCGCCACTCCCGCCAGGCCTGCATGTAAGCGACCCTGGACCGCTGCCGGCTCACACGCCGTTCTGCCGCGACCATGCGGTTATAGCTCCGCTCCTCTTCCGTAAGCGCAGGCACATCCGTGGACACGTCCGAAAGGATCTGCTCCGGCAAGACGCCTTTTGCCTGCGGGGGCGACGGCGCTACCGTCTCATACGAGGTCGGCACGGCGAGTCTCCCGTCCACCGGGGCGTTCGGAAGGCCCTCCATCCGTCCCGCTGCCAAGAAGGCAAAAGCTATCACACCTGAGGCCAAAACGATCCAGCGCATAGCTGCCCCCCTCTAGCTCGTCGGGTCGCCGTCGCAGTCCCAGTCTTTCGGGTCCAGCGGTCTTTCTGTCGCCCCGGGGTAGATCAGTTCGTTCGTGTCGTCGCAGTCCGGGGACCAGTCTTGGGTATAGAAGCCGTCACCGTCACTGTCGGTGCCGATCGGGACCAGGGCCGGAGCATACCAGGTCGTGGACGACCCGTTCTCCGACGTCACCTCAAGGTAATAGGTCTGCGTCGTCGCGATTCCCCCGGCATCCGGCGTACTCATCTCGATGATCCCCCCCGGGCCTTTCGAATCGGTTATCCCCAGTGCCGCCCCGCCGTTATCGAGCAGTGCGGTCTGTAGCCCCGCGGGCCCCTGGGAATAATCCACGACATAGGCCGCAGCGTGCGGCGGGAGCGTCACCTTGTAGTAGTCGGTGTCGTTTCCCGGATCGATCGTATGCGCCAGGGTGTAGAGCGCGCTCTGATAGATGATCTCGCCGATGGCGCTTTTGGTGCTGTAGATCGTTGTCGCGCCTCCCAGCGTTCCGTCCGGCTCGAAACCGTCGGTGCCACTCGGAGCATCCGCCCCCGAACAATCTTCATCGATCCCGTTACCGGCAATTTCGTTTGCGTACGGGTAGACGGCGTTATTGCTGTCATTGCAGTCATAGGTAGCGGAGTAACCGTCGTTATCACTGTCGACAAAAAGCCGCACGCCGAGCTGATAGCTGGCCATATCGTAGGCATAATAGGAGTAGACATGGATCAGGTAGTTCCCCGTTTCCGTAATCGTAATCTGATCGATATTGCTGTCAAAGGAGAGGAAATTGTCATTCGACGCTACCAGCGTCACCCCGTCGGCTTTGTAGAGTTCGATCACGGTATCGGCCGTATAGTTCAGGTTCGTCGCGAAGAGTTCGTAGGTTTTGCCCGATACCAAGGCAACCTTCACCCAGTCTTCGTCTCCCTGGGGATAGATCGTGCGCGTTTGCAGTCCCCCGACGAGGATACTGCTGGGTTGGTCTTTTGTATTGTCGCCGGCGCTGCCTTCAAATCCGTCGGCGGCCGTCGGGAAGGCGGCGGCGATGACAACTCCACCGCCGCCGCCTCCGCCGCTGCTTGCATCGGCTGTGTCGCTCTTGACCTTGCAGCCTCCGGCCATCAGTGCGATCGCCGCAAGCAGAACGATTCCTTTCTCTTTCATGGTTTTCATCACTCCCTCCTTCTTATGCTTAACAGGGAAAAACGTGAATTAAAACCATCTTACAACGCGCCGCCTTTCGCTTCACGGCGGAGAAAATAACTAGCTGTTAAAATTCAAATGCATTAAATAATCACAAAAAATAGTTTTTTTTGAAAAAAATTATTCCTGACCAAAACTCAGCGCCTTGGGGTGGACGAAAGCAAGGTTTGCCCAGTTCACGCGCGGCTGTTTCAGAATCAGACTGTGGGGCGAGATCGCCCGCGAGAGGGCGACGTAGAACTGCGAGGGGGCGAAGATCTCCGTCGTGTCGATGACCAGATCGCCGATACTCATCCCCTGGGACTTGTGAATGGTAATGGCGAATGCGAGGACGATCGGGAACTGGTAGAGGGTAAACTGCGGCACCTCGACCATCTGCTTCTCCTTCTCGACCGTGCGCTCTTCCCAACGGCTTTTCTCCGTGCCGACGCGTTCGAGTTTGACGACCATACCGTCCTCTTTGCGGATGTGGACACTGTCCTGTTCAAGCCGCACGACGATACCCCGCTGACCATTCACGTAGTTCCAGCTGTTGCGCGTGAAAAGCACCGGCACACCCACCTTCAGCTCCAGCACTTCCGGGATGCGGGCATCCGCCATAAAACGCTCCACCTCCCGCTGCTGCGTTTTGGCATCGTGGCAGACGCTTTGGGTTTCAAAGGCGTAGAGGTCCCCCTCGACCGCATCAAGCTGCTCGCGGTTGTGCTCGAAGGCTGAACGGTTCGTCCCGTAGAGAAAGGTGTATCGCGAGAGGTCATCCCCCGTCGGTTTGATCAGCTCATGCAGGTAGCAGTGCTCTTCCTCCGTGACCCGGGCATGCCGTACGGCGTTCAGGACACCGTTGAATTCGGCATCCTCACTGCGCCAGTTGTGCGTCAGCGTCACCGTCTCAAAGGCGAACTGTTCCCAGCTTGGGGCTTCGAAGGCGAAACGGATCGTGCCTTTTGTGACCGGCGGAAGCTGCAGAAAATCCCCCACGGCCAGGAGCGCGCCGTCAAACCCGCACTGCAGCAGGCGCAGCCGCACCATATCGAGCACTTCGGCACTCACCATCGAGATCTCGTCAATGACAACGAGGTCCATCGCACGCACCAGTTTGACGATCTTCTTTTTGGGGATGAGCTTCCCCCGGCGTTCGAGGTCGGTTTCGCTGTCGGCGATGCCCAGGTCGAAAAAACTGTGCAGGGTCTGTCCGCCGATCAGGGCCGCCGCCATGCCCGTCGAAGCGAGCTTGGCGACTTTTTTCCCTTCGGCGCCGTAGGCGGCGATGATCTGGCGCGTCAGGGTCGTTTTGCCGGTGCCGGCCCCGCCGGTGAGAAAAAGGTTCTGTCCGGATTGCAGGGTATCCAGCAGCGTAGAGAGAGAGGTCGTTTCCATGGGTACGGGCCGCTCCGGCCCCGGGAGGGCTTAGGCGGCCGGTGCGCGGCCGAGGCTGATCTTGGTCCCTTTGAACTCGAGGATCTCGACGTCGATGTCGTCCCCCTCGCTCAGGACATCGGAAACGTTGCGCACGTGCGAATCGGAGATTTTGGAGATGTGCAGCAGGCCGTCGACGCCGCCGGGCAGTTCGATGAAGGCGCCGAAATCGACGATCTTCTTGACCCGCCCCTTGACGATGTCACCGACGTGGTACTCGGGTTTTTCCATCTTCGGTACGGAGACGATCTGCTCGATATGCTCGCGCGCCCCCTTGACCCCTTCGCGGTTCTTGCCCGTCACCTTCACGTTGCCGGCTTTCTTGTCGATATCAATCGCGACCTCGAACTTTTCGATGATCTCTCTGATCGTCTTGCCCGCCTGGCCGATGACATCGGCGACACGGTCGGGATCGATGCTGAAGAAATCGCTGCCGGGCAGTTCCTCGCTCAGTTCGATCTTGTTCTCGGCGTCGGCCATAATATCGATGATGTGGGCGCGTCCCGCCTTCGCCTGATAGAGGGCCGTTTTGAGCAGTTCCAGGGAGATTCCGCCGAGCTTGATGTCCATCTGCAGCGCCGTGATCCCCTCTTTGGAGCCCGCGACCTTGAAGTCCATATCCCCGTCGTGGTCCTCAAGACCGGTAATGTCGGTCAGGACCATGTGCAGGTCCCCCTCGCTGACCAGCCCCATCGCCACGCCGGCGATCGGATCGGCCGTATCAAGGTCCGCCGCTTTGAGCGCCATGTAACCGCCGCAGACGGTCGCCATGGAGGAGGAGCCGTTGGACTCGAGAATCTCGGAGACGAGACGGACCGTCTGTCCCGGGGCTTCCAGGACCGGTTCGAGGGCACGCTTGGCAAGGTTGCCGTGTCCGAGCTCCCGGCGGCGCGGCGGCTGGACCGGTGACGCCTCCCCGACGCTGAAGCCCGGGAAGTTATAGTGCACCATAAAGCTCTCGTACTGCGCCGAACTGTCGGTAAGCTCCTCATACATCTGGGCGTCTTTGTTGCCGCCGATGGTCAGTGTCACCAGCGCCTGGGTCTGCCCCCGGGTAAAGAGGCAGGAGGAGTGGACGGAGGGAAGCACGTTGGTCAGGATGCTGATCGGGCGTACTTCGTCGAGGCGGCGGCCGTCGGCGCGGGTCTGCGTCTGCAGGACCTGCGTGCGGACCGTCTCGCGCTTGACCGCTTCGATCGCTTTTTTGAGGGCGTGCTCGTCAAACTCCGGTTCCGCGTCGAGGATCTTTTTACGCAGATTGCGCAGGGCCGTGGAGCGCTCGGTGCGCGCCATTTGAGCGATGGCCGCGGCGATATCGTCGCTGTGGTGTTCTCTGACGTACGCCATCAGATGCTCGTCCGGCTCCGCGGCGATGCAGGTCAGCTTGAAGGTCTCTTTCTTGAACGGAGCGAACGCCTTTGCATAGGAGCTGTTTGCCGTCGCCAGCAGCTGCTGGGCTTCGGAAAGCAGGACGATGAAATCATCCTCGCCCATCGCGTTGCTGCGGTAGCGGGCGATGGTCTCGGCGGCGAGCGCCGGATCGACGAGAGGATCGACCATCATCGTGTCGAGCAGCTCCGTCTCCACCGAACCCTGGACCCGCATCTCGATCATCAGCAGGTCCGACTCCGTTCCCGCGAGGAAAAGGTCCAGGGTGCTGTTTTTAAGCTGCGGCAGCGTCGGGTTGAATAAGACCTCGCCGTCGACCTTCGCCACGCGGACGGCGCTGACGGGGATGTCGATGTCGATGTCGGAGACATACAGGGCCGCCGAAGCGGCGTTGAGGCCGAGCACCTGCAGGTCGGCATCTTCATCCGCGCTGAGGACCATCACGGTAATCTGGACCGGGTTGGCGAAGCCTTTGGGGAAGAGCGGACGCAGGGAGCGGTCGATGATGCGCGAGGTCAGCGTTTCGAAATCGCTCGGTTTGGCCTCGCGTTTGATGAACCCGCCCGGGATCTTGCCAGCGGCGTACGCCTTCTCGATGTACTGCACCGTCAGCGGCAGAAACCCCTCTTCGACGAATTCGGTCTCGTCGATGACAACGGTGGCCAGGACAACCGTGTTGCCGGCCTTGAGCCACGCGCTTCCGTTTGCCTGTCGGGCCACGCTTGTAAGCGCATACTCTTCCGTTCTATTCTCGACGGCTACCAGTACATCATAATCCATTTAGTCCCCTAGTATCTTAATAATCATTTCATCCGAAACATCTTCTAGTTCTGAATAATAACATGATGTTTCTATATAATCCTCCAGCACGTGCGGGCAAAAGAGCGCATCGCAGAGCGGTTCGACGGCCGCATAGACCTCTTTGGGCATCACCGGTGCACAGGCATAGAGGGCATCGGGCGAGCGCGAAAGGACGGTTTTAATCGCGCACATCAGCTTCAATCCGCTCTCCGCCCCCTGATCGACAAGGAGGACTTTTTTGCCGCGCAGGGTTGTGAGCGGGCGCCCTTTGCGGTAGTGGTAGATCCGGGAGAGGATCTTCTCTTCGTGCTTGCGGTGCGCCTCGCCGTAGACGTAGTCGTACTGGATGCCGAAGGCCTTGACGAGGTCGTCGTTGATCACGATCTCCTCGGTCTCGCTCACCCTCCCCAGTTCGCACTGCGGGTTCTGGGGCGCCGTGATCGATTCGCCCAGCAGCCAATCGACCTTGAGCTTCATCCGGACGTTGAGCTCCTGGCACAGTGCGATGCCTCCCTCCGAAAGCGCGATCAAAATCCACGATTCGCGCTGCATCTGCGGCAGCGGCAGCAGCTCATTCAGCGCCGAAACGGCCGCTTTTCTATCTTCAAACAGTTTCATCACGAACCATCCAATGCATCACTGAGTTTGTAGTTGACCTCGGTCCCCCCGATCGGACGGAGTTCGATGGTGAAATAGACATACTTCTCCAGCAGCGAGTCGGCCTGGGCGTTGGTCAGGATCGGTCGGTTGTTCTCGACATAACGCATCCCGAATTTCCAACAGCGCTTCGTGTAGTCGAAGCCGATCTCGGAGAACTTCTTCACATTCGCCTCCAGGTCATAGGCGTACCGGCCGAAATAGCGATAGTGGTCATTATAGCGATATGCGGCGTCAAAGGTCAGGTAATTGACCCGCTGCGTCCCGTTGACGTCGGGCTGGTCTTCGTAGAGGTCCATCGCACCGACGTTGAGCGCGCCGTCGCTGTAGCGGATCCCGTTGAGCATCTTCGAGACCCGGTGGTTGTCATAGTTGTAAAAAACATCCGAATAGAGAGAGACTTCCGGGGTCACCTGCCAGTCCAGCTCGTTTTCCAGCTCGCTGAGCTGATCTTGGTTCCGGTCGAAGGAGAGGCGCTGCGAAAGACGGTGGTAGAGCACCTGTTCGCCCACGTCATTGACGAA
Encoded proteins:
- the nusB gene encoding transcription antitermination factor NusB — protein: MATRHHARMAVVSLLYAYDLGNGAIADHTDEILEEKKIRNKQKDFALTLFDGVMAHLEEVDEAIVKHLKEWDFDRLGSIERATLRLGAYEALHSDLDSAVVINEAIEVAKAFGTEQSPKFINGVLDAIAKEKAAS
- the ribH gene encoding 6,7-dimethyl-8-ribityllumazine synthase → MQVIEGKLQVPTDKKVAIIAARFNHLITDRLVEGAKDAYARHGGNEAELDLVLVPGAFELPMATERLLATGKYDAVCALGAVIRGATPHFDYVSAEATKGIATVSLKYAKPVAFGLLTTDTIEQAIERAGTKAGNKGFEAMTTVIEMLNLYAEIQA
- the kdsA gene encoding 3-deoxy-8-phosphooctulonate synthase yields the protein MILMAGPCVIESEASLFRIAEALQPYHEDARFDFYFKASFDKANRTSLESYRGPGMEEGLRLLQKVKEHFGYKIVTDVHESYQVAPTAEVADIIQIPAFLCRQTDLLVAAAKTDRIVNIKKGQFMNPADMRYSVLKVLKTRGCDEVGYENAKKHKVLLTERGSSFGYGNLVVDMRSPVIMREFAPVVFDATHSVQMPGSGGGKTGGDSSMVPYLSKAAAAVGVDGFFFETHFDPSCALSDGPNMVTLEGLKQLTETLLAIEACSR
- a CDS encoding TerB family tellurite resistance protein; the protein is MGSLIFYLFVGLFLIWVFRSYGRYQYRAEAAGGRTITPEAVRNSELGLFVALMAKVAKADGRVDTLEAELIGNTFTDIANSFPDPQIVREELKAIFNREKEQRFNAEAIAQRLAYATVRHPQQRLGMFSFLVNLAFVDGELSRSEENLLTKIAVFLQIAPEQVEAIMAQFAQIYKAGPTRTSLQEAYTLLGAEEGEAMESIKKKYRALVKQYHPDLMKAKGADEAYMAEATRKMQQINAAYETIKASR
- a CDS encoding phosphoribosyltransferase: MYYYSYEAFEADMRSLLPACRAYAPDMIVALARGGMMGAQLLGYGLDVRNIGLLRVASYDDDSQRDTVTVDGDCPDGTFRRILIVDDIVDSGKTLQQVKAYLRERYPQSAIKCAAPWSKPTACEQPDFSCREATEWIEFFWDRFDG
- a CDS encoding putative metal-binding motif-containing protein — encoded protein: MKTMKEKGIVLLAAIALMAGGCKVKSDTADASSGGGGGGGVVIAAAFPTAADGFEGSAGDNTKDQPSSILVGGLQTRTIYPQGDEDWVKVALVSGKTYELFATNLNYTADTVIELYKADGVTLVASNDNFLSFDSNIDQITITETGNYLIHVYSYYAYDMASYQLGVRLFVDSDNDGYSATYDCNDSNNAVYPYANEIAGNGIDEDCSGADAPSGTDGFEPDGTLGGATTIYSTKSAIGEIIYQSALYTLAHTIDPGNDTDYYKVTLPPHAAAYVVDYSQGPAGLQTALLDNGGAALGITDSKGPGGIIEMSTPDAGGIATTQTYYLEVTSENGSSTTWYAPALVPIGTDSDGDGFYTQDWSPDCDDTNELIYPGATERPLDPKDWDCDGDPTS
- a CDS encoding ATP-dependent DNA helicase, with translation METTSLSTLLDTLQSGQNLFLTGGAGTGKTTLTRQIIAAYGAEGKKVAKLASTGMAAALIGGQTLHSFFDLGIADSETDLERRGKLIPKKKIVKLVRAMDLVVIDEISMVSAEVLDMVRLRLLQCGFDGALLAVGDFLQLPPVTKGTIRFAFEAPSWEQFAFETVTLTHNWRSEDAEFNGVLNAVRHARVTEEEHCYLHELIKPTGDDLSRYTFLYGTNRSAFEHNREQLDAVEGDLYAFETQSVCHDAKTQQREVERFMADARIPEVLELKVGVPVLFTRNSWNYVNGQRGIVVRLEQDSVHIRKEDGMVVKLERVGTEKSRWEERTVEKEKQMVEVPQFTLYQFPIVLAFAITIHKSQGMSIGDLVIDTTEIFAPSQFYVALSRAISPHSLILKQPRVNWANLAFVHPKALSFGQE
- a CDS encoding polyribonucleotide nucleotidyltransferase, which gives rise to MDYDVLVAVENRTEEYALTSVARQANGSAWLKAGNTVVLATVVIDETEFVEEGFLPLTVQYIEKAYAAGKIPGGFIKREAKPSDFETLTSRIIDRSLRPLFPKGFANPVQITVMVLSADEDADLQVLGLNAASAALYVSDIDIDIPVSAVRVAKVDGEVLFNPTLPQLKNSTLDLFLAGTESDLLMIEMRVQGSVETELLDTMMVDPLVDPALAAETIARYRSNAMGEDDFIVLLSEAQQLLATANSSYAKAFAPFKKETFKLTCIAAEPDEHLMAYVREHHSDDIAAAIAQMARTERSTALRNLRKKILDAEPEFDEHALKKAIEAVKRETVRTQVLQTQTRADGRRLDEVRPISILTNVLPSVHSSCLFTRGQTQALVTLTIGGNKDAQMYEELTDSSAQYESFMVHYNFPGFSVGEASPVQPPRRRELGHGNLAKRALEPVLEAPGQTVRLVSEILESNGSSSMATVCGGYMALKAADLDTADPIAGVAMGLVSEGDLHMVLTDITGLEDHDGDMDFKVAGSKEGITALQMDIKLGGISLELLKTALYQAKAGRAHIIDIMADAENKIELSEELPGSDFFSIDPDRVADVIGQAGKTIREIIEKFEVAIDIDKKAGNVKVTGKNREGVKGAREHIEQIVSVPKMEKPEYHVGDIVKGRVKKIVDFGAFIELPGGVDGLLHISKISDSHVRNVSDVLSEGDDIDVEILEFKGTKISLGRAPAA
- a CDS encoding phosphoribosyltransferase, which encodes MKLFEDRKAAVSALNELLPLPQMQRESWILIALSEGGIALCQELNVRMKLKVDWLLGESITAPQNPQCELGRVSETEEIVINDDLVKAFGIQYDYVYGEAHRKHEEKILSRIYHYRKGRPLTTLRGKKVLLVDQGAESGLKLMCAIKTVLSRSPDALYACAPVMPKEVYAAVEPLCDALFCPHVLEDYIETSCYYSELEDVSDEMIIKILGD